Genomic window (Sediminispirochaeta smaragdinae DSM 11293):
ACTTCGCTTGTGCAGTCGCATACCTCTTTTATAAGCCTTATGGACCTGTTTATCAGTTTACTGTTGAGCGGCATCAGGTCGACCATGAAGTTTTTGTACACCTTGCCAAGCCGTATCATTGCCGCCGTGGTGATCATGTTCAGAACCAGCTTCTGGGCGGTTCCTGATTTCATTCGTGTGGATCCCGTAATAATTTCCGGACCCACATTGATGAGGATGGTCCTGTCGGCATATGCAAATGTTCGGGAGTTGCTGTTGCTGCTGATGGCGCAGGTGACGGCTCCCTGTTCCCTTCCCCGCTTCAGGGCTCCTATGACATAGGGGGCATGGCCGCTTGCGGTGATCCCTATCACAATGTCATTGGGGCCGACCTCTTTTTCATCCATGGCGGCCCCTCCTTTTTCTTCGTCATCTTCGGCCCATTCCACGGCCCTTGTCAAGGCTTCCTGGCCTCCGGCAATAATCCCCTGAATCATTTTGGGATCGGTTCCGAAGGTCGGGGGACACTCCGAAGCATCGAGAACTCCTAATCGTCCTGATGTCCCTGCCCCTACATAAAAAAGCCGTCCGCCACGACGAAAGGCTTTGACAGCATCATCAACGACATCGGCAATGGAGTCGAGGGCCTTTTCGATGACCAGCGGAACCTTTTTGTCTGCTTCGTTTATTATTTTGAGAATCTCTATTGTCGACTTTGTATCGATATCTTGAGAAGCCGGATTTGCCTGTTCTGTCGTGAGGTTTCCCAAATAATCCATGTTCGTTATATCTCCTGTTCGTTTCAAGCTTGTGAAATTTTTCCCATCACAACAGGACAAGCGGCACCGGTTGCTGAAGGGATATTGTTTGTTTTCCCATTGATAGCAAAATAGGCCATAAGGGCAAAGGCCTCCGCCTCCTTGTAATCGCTGCTGATGCCCGCCTCTTCCCCCTTCAGTACGGGACACTGCAGATGCTTTCTCAGCGATTCCATGATGAGAGGATTGTGTACGCCTCCTCCCGTCACTACCACCCTGTCGGGATTTCGACCCAGATGCGCCGAATAGGCATGGACGATGCTGCGGACGGTGAACTCCTCGGCCGTCCGTATCAGATCTTCGTTGATCGTAAGTTTTTTCAGAAATATATCAAAAAAAGAGGACCCGAATTCTTCCCTGCCCGTGCTCTTCGGAGGTTTTTTTTCAAGGTAGGGGTGGGCCATCCACTCCTGCAGGATTGTCTCGTCTATGTTCCCTTTTCTGCCGAGGCTTCCATCCCTGTCGTACGACCATGCCCCTTTTGTGAACTCATGCACCAGTCGGTCGATAATCATGTTCCCCGGCCCGGTATCAAAGGCCACGGGATCGGCAGTCGCATCCCCGAAGAAGGTGACATTTCCGATTCCACCGATGTTCTGAAAAGCAGTGCCCGAACCAAGCCGCTCGACCATGATCCTTTCCAGGAAGGGAACCAGGGGGGCTCCCGTTCCTCCTGCAGCAATGTCGGCCGATCGGAAATCGGATACCGTCGTTATTCCTGTTCTTCTGGCAATGATCGACCCGTCTCCGATCTGCAGACTTCCCCTTGCCGTTTTTCCGCAGAATTCTGTTTTTTCAGCAATGTGATAGAGTGTCTGTCCGTGAGAGCCTATCACTGCCACATCTTCGCAACGCAGGCCTTCTTTTTTCATTAACAAAAGGGCGGCTTCGGCAAACAATTCCCCCATGATCGAATGAAGCAGGATAAGCTCCCGAAGGGAACAGCGAGGGGCTTCAAAGAGGGCAAAGATCTTTTTTTTGACCGGATCGGGAAGGCAAACATTGATTCCCTTCACATCCTTGATTGCTATTTTTGCATCATTATCATCAAAGCTTATGACGGCTGCATCAATCGAGTCCACAGATGTTCCCGACATGAGCCCGATTGCTTTTGTCCTCTTCATGCTGCAAGTATGCCGCTTTCCATAATAATTGTCAAAATGTTTTAAAATTTTTTTTCAAATAAAAAAATATTCAATAAAACTATTTTTTATTGACACTCATATCTGGCCAACCTATAATCATACAATTATAAGGGGGTAGATTAATGAAAAAAATGGCGTGGGCCTTATCCTTCTGTTTTCTGGCCTTGTCGCTTTTTGCTTCCGGTAAGCAGGAAGCCGCGCAAAAGGTGGGACCTTCGGAAAAGGTGGTGGCTGCGGACCAGACGCTTATCATCGGCACAGATGCGGAGCCTGCGGGGATTGATCCTCACAAGAGCACATCATTTTCGTCTGTTCGTGTTACGAGAAAAATCTACGAGACACTGGTTCGGACCGATGCACATATGAATA
Coding sequences:
- the murQ gene encoding N-acetylmuramic acid 6-phosphate etherase, whose translation is MDYLGNLTTEQANPASQDIDTKSTIEILKIINEADKKVPLVIEKALDSIADVVDDAVKAFRRGGRLFYVGAGTSGRLGVLDASECPPTFGTDPKMIQGIIAGGQEALTRAVEWAEDDEEKGGAAMDEKEVGPNDIVIGITASGHAPYVIGALKRGREQGAVTCAISSNSNSRTFAYADRTILINVGPEIITGSTRMKSGTAQKLVLNMITTAAMIRLGKVYKNFMVDLMPLNSKLINRSIRLIKEVCDCTSEVAEQAFLACDRKPKVAIVSVLLKVSAQEARKLLQQNEEHIGLVLKHAGK
- a CDS encoding anhydro-N-acetylmuramic acid kinase → MKRTKAIGLMSGTSVDSIDAAVISFDDNDAKIAIKDVKGINVCLPDPVKKKIFALFEAPRCSLRELILLHSIMGELFAEAALLLMKKEGLRCEDVAVIGSHGQTLYHIAEKTEFCGKTARGSLQIGDGSIIARRTGITTVSDFRSADIAAGGTGAPLVPFLERIMVERLGSGTAFQNIGGIGNVTFFGDATADPVAFDTGPGNMIIDRLVHEFTKGAWSYDRDGSLGRKGNIDETILQEWMAHPYLEKKPPKSTGREEFGSSFFDIFLKKLTINEDLIRTAEEFTVRSIVHAYSAHLGRNPDRVVVTGGGVHNPLIMESLRKHLQCPVLKGEEAGISSDYKEAEAFALMAYFAINGKTNNIPSATGAACPVVMGKISQA